In Toxoplasma gondii ME49 chromosome II, whole genome shotgun sequence, the genomic stretch TTGACGTTGCCACGAAATGTGAAGCAGAGGGCTGGCgacggaaacaggaaaacaCTAGTTCTGGTACAGCCTATGAAGCAAACTGTTTGAGATACGAAGGAGTATGCACACCGCAAAGTCTGAAACTGCTGGGACTGAGTAGAGTTCAAGTGTACCGGAGGGAAAATGACACATGGGCAGCAATTCATTCCCACGTGCTAGTGCCCAAAAACCAAGTAACATTGACCAGGGGAGAGTGACTCGCTTTCTCATTGAAACTGTCTGGCAAAGGCACACCTCTTTCAAACAGAGACTTTGAAGACGCTAATTCGCACATCGACGGCAAGGGAAACGAATACAAGTTCGTAGTCACTTTAGGTCAATGGTCTAGCTAACTTGATCTGGCTTGTATACTCTCCATGTTAATGGCTTCTCACGCTACGCTCATTGAAGCACGCTTCAAGAAAATGGTATATCTCATTTCTGCAGGTGTCAGTGACACCGATGCTACATCCATGTACCCGAAATTGGTAGACTTAACAGGTTGGTTCTTCGAGAACGCACCGTCCGCTTAGGAAACGAAACAATGCCTTGGTAACCTACCACATGCTTCCCAGTTCCTCTTTCATCTGGAAGAACGTAACGTGAAGAGAGCAACAGTCAGGCCCTGATTATGTGCATCTTGCCGatgcacagacagaagaTACAACTCTGAAGGTTTGATTTATCATGAGGTTTAACCGGATTTTCACTCTGGCCCAGAGGGGCTATGCCAGTTCTGTGCCTCAACAAGTGTGCGGCAGTTCAGTGGCTTCTGAAAGCAGAGAGCATGCCTTGAcacctctccctctcggAACAACACCATCGGTTCCGAGCAGCCGGTTTTACACAACTAGGGGCCCGCTCGCGATGCCAATGTGTGTGGCTTCCTGTaggtttcttcctcttctaaAACGCCGCTACGACTCATTAACTGTCACCGAAATAGCGTACTGAAGACTGAAGCACCTGCAACAACCTCCGCATCTTTGGAGACCTCTTGAACCTTTGCCACGGACTGCATGTGTCGCATGTATTACTGAGTTTGTCAGCCTCTCTTTCCCGTACGGGGGTCGCACGACAACACGAGGCGAACAAAAATGGAAACTGAATTTCTGTATGCCCTCTGATATGCTCACAAAAGTGGCGTTAAGCGTACATGAGCTGTTCAAAGTGTGTAAGCAACGCAAGATGAGCACCAGTCGCACCCCTGAAACAGGCTACCTTGGGTCAGCAGACATTTCCCTCACGTGTACACAACTCAGCTCCTTGCGACCTAGTGTaatgcagagaaggaacagaatAGCTGCATTTCACAAACATTCGGATAACACGTTGCAGTTGCTAAAGAGCTGCGACTCTCTCTGCATTAACCTCTCACTTGCTCAAAATGACTCGGGTGATTGCTAGTCATGCAAGCCCCAAGTCGTTGCATACTGTCATGCTTGTTATTTTGCTGAGAGCGATGTTCACAGGAACTGCTGGTGTTCGCAGAGTTGACTACACCGCGGCATTGCCCCCTGCAGGAAGGGCGTTTGATTAGTGTGCAGCTGTGGTTCTAAGTTGCCTGATAAACCTCTGCAATGGTGTACCTTTATGACTGGGTCGACTTCCAGTTGCAAGGCACAGCGGTGTGGTTATGGCCAAATACGCGAAAACGTGTGCAGCGTCGAGTTCCATTGAAGATGGCACGAGAGGATGCGAAGTTGAGCGGCAGCCGACAAACGAGCGGAGGGTGTTGCAACTGTTTTCGTTCGCGTCCCTTCCTCCCGTCCagcctcctctctgcagctACCAGTACCTCCAAGCCGAACCGGTGCAGTTGCGAGCGTATGTGGAGCAGGCCGATTGTGACGCGGAAAGGGTGTCAATTACCTCCGTGGAACCTCACAAAAGTTTCCTCATGTCCAATACGGCCTGAAAAGAGTGTTTGGTTTCTGGTTTCGCGAAAAAGCTATCGAAAAGGAGAGCGACAACCAAGGGTTTGAACCCATaatgtatgtgtgtgtgtgtgccgtCGGCAGAGTGCAGTCTTGGCAGTCACCTTTACACCAGAATGACGGAAGCCAGGTCGTCAGGGCccaagaaacggaagaaggaaatTTCACCGCAGGCATTGAGCCCAGATGAAGCTTCAATTTGTGGCCCTCGGGAGCGGACACCTAGGCGGATACTGCCTGAACGAGCCTGTGCTCGGTTGTGCATCCTTCGACTCAAAGCTTGCGCTAGTGTAGCAGACGAGCACTTACGCGCGCGACTCAAGCGGGACGAAAACGCGTATCGACAGCAACAGAAGGCCCGATTGCTACCCAGCTCAAAGGAGGCGTGGACTGTGGCGTATAAGAAGGTCGTGAGCTCGATTAAATCTGGAGAAGGTGCAAGAATTGTTCTTCGGAAGCCTCAATGTCGCCCCGAGAAACCGATCCAGCCGAAACCGCTTCAGAACCGCGTTAGGCGTCGCTCTATCCATGAACTCCTACCGGGAGAGTGGAGAGTGCGAATCGTGCTGGCGACGAGAGATTCTGGCGTGGAAGACGAAAACAAGAACAACCATCCGGCCAACTCGGGAAAACAATCGGAACCACAGACAGAATCCGCTGCGGGTTTGCGTGGGTCAGGGGAAGCGCCAGGACGCAGAAACGTGACAGCGGCCAACCATTCGTCCAGTCGGGATGAGCCAGAGGTGTTTCACCGCTGGTATTGGTGTCCGAGGTTTGATGAGGCAGAGATGCTTTTTTCCAGGGCACTTGATTACCTTAGGGGATACTTGGGGGTCGACGGGTACCCGCGGCGAACAGAAGCTCAAGTTGCTCAGCAGGTCATCGCCGTACTACGCTACACATATCGTTTTACTCTGACCTATGATCACAGACTGGAGCTTATCTGCAAGCGACTCTCGTGGGAGACCCTCAAGCGCGAAGCTGGCAGTAATGCCCTTCCGCCGAGAGTGGAAGCGGTAGCGATCGGCGCACCTCCATTGGACATTCTagtggaagcagagaaggaacgcgcGAGGCTGAAAGCTGCTTCTCGGGCCAAGCATTTTCTCCAGCTCCTCCGGCCGTGGTCAAGAGCTCCGCTAACATACTATGGCGACACCAGGAGATCCGGAAGATCTCGAGCTGCCGTAtcagtttcttctgcaggaAAGCGACCTCCAGCGGATGTGTCAGTTGGCAGTCACgttccttgtttctctctgtccccacACAAGCGAATCTTTCAAAAAGTGAAATCTCGAGCGACGAAAGCCGCAGAACAAACGGACTCTGTGACACCAATGAACACCAAGTTACTTCACTACGATAAGCCCCGCTGAAGCAGACGAACCGAGATCGGGGGGACACACGAATCAGCGGCAGACAGTCAGTCGGTGGAAAACAGGCACGCGAGAAGACAATGTGTGCGgcagcgaggacgaagaagcaacggAGAGCGGGCGGTGACATGATAAAAGTCGAGAAAACTCTAACACCACGCGGGCACCGCGCAGAGTGGCCATGTCGCCGGGATGGCAAGGAACAGAAGGCGACACACGGTTCACAAGAGAGCCAGATGGGGGAGACGCAAAGCGAACTGAGCGGAACAAAAATAGTTGACTGTGACCCGACTTTGTTCCACGGCGATTTTAAGAGTCAGTGGGTGAAAAATCACCGTCAGAATACTCAACAGGTATCAGCAGATGGACATGAACAAGCAACTCCCAGGGAACAGATGCAGAAAGTTAGCCTCGTTAACTCACAAGCACCTGCCTGTGTTCAAGAGACTGTATTTGCCTGGGAGGAGCTGTGCCTTTTGGATCGCATATGTCATCGATTCAGTTTCCTGGTATCGTGTCTCCGATAGTCTTCGCATCTGGGCATGGTGCCGCTGAAGCTCAGCATACTGTTCTGTTACCAATGTTTCGTGGGAAACGTGGGCGTACTAGCGCTTCCGTAGAGGACACCGACTTCCTGTGTAGCGTCCGTCGATTATCCTTCCAGAGGA encodes the following:
- a CDS encoding hypothetical protein (encoded by transcript TGME49_221840), which translates into the protein MCVCVPSAECSLGSHLYTRMTEARSSGPKKRKKEISPQALSPDEASICGPRERTPRRILPERACARLCILRLKACASVADEHLRARLKRDENAYRQQQKARLLPSSKEAWTVAYKKVVSSIKSGEGARIVLRKPQCRPEKPIQPKPLQNRVRRRSIHELLPGEWRVRIVLATRDSGVEDENKNNHPANSGKQSEPQTESAAGLRGSGEAPGRRNVTAANHSSSRDEPEVFHRWYWCPRFDEAEMLFSRALDYLRGYLGVDGYPRRTEAQVAQQVIAVLRYTYRFTLTYDHRLELICKRLSWETLKREAGSNALPPRVEAVAIGAPPLDILVEAEKERARLKAASRAKHFLQLLRPWSRAPLTYYGDTRRSGRSRAAVSVSSAGKRPPADVSVGSHVPCFSLSPHKRIFQKVKSRATKAAEQTDSVTPMNTKLLHYDKPR